The sequence tttgtgttttctttttgtattcatGAAGATGGATGCCTTACAGGATGAGTAATTACAACTTAATGACCGTGTGTATTTTCATGTATACGTCTCTTCTGCGTGTGCGGTGGTGCTATGACAATCATGTGTGTATGCTCATGCCTGTACAGTACAGCTACCTCACGTGACCTCTGCAACGCTTGCCTCGTGCTGTTATCGGCAACCTAGAAGAGACAAGTTAACACAAAGTGACTGACGCATCATTTTTACTATAAAACAAAGGACTGAAGCAAATTCTTTGATACGTATCTGCGGGGCTCTTTTGATTCAAGGGTTGATTTGAAAACTTCTGCTTAagtcataaaaatattttgtgtctTACAGATATTCTACAAAGTCACCAGAGAGATTTTTCCTGGCCAGGAGCTGCTACTTTTCATGAAGGCTGAAGAGTATTCATGTGATACGATGGCTCCTGATATTCATGGTGGGCACCTCAcgcatgcacagacacaaatattttggtttttttctctctctgctgtaaACATATCTCACAAAtggttttttttctatgttaatTCCCCCCCTCCCGCCCCGACACCTTGCACTACGCAGAGGAGAGGCAGTACCGCTGTGAGGATTGTGACCAGCACTTTGAGTCCCGAAACCAGCTGCTGGACCACCAGAAGAAGCCGTGTGGGatgcccccctcctccttcctgAACCCAGGTTtgaattttcattattattactttttttctaCCACCATAAAAATAGAGTTGTACAGAGTGTCGAGAAACATGTGTTGCTGAACTGGGACCAAGACACTAATGATCTAAGTGCTTTGTCTCTCATCGGAGCAACTGAAAATGAGATCATAGAGTAGTGCTCTGTGGAAAAGGTGAATCTGATCTACGCTTTAGCCATGAGGACGACTTTAAAACCTTCCACTTTCGAGTGAATGAAGCTTTTTTTGAGCTGCTTGTATAACTTCTTATGTAATCTAGGAGGCGACAATGACCTGAAAGCCCAAGAACCTCAAGACTTGCGACCCCTCCACATGTCCCAAGGACTACACGAATGTAAAGAGTGTGACCAGGTCTTCCCTGATGTTCAGAGGTAACTGGATGGACACATTTCATCCCATGATTTATTCGAGCAAGTGctgacaaacaaacatgtgaTTCAAGACAAATCCTTCCAAtctcattgtcttttttttcttttttcttttctgcagccTGGAGGCCCACAGCTTGTCCCACAGTGAGGAGAGAGAATATAAGTGTGACCAGTGTCCCAAGGCCTTCAACTGGAAATCGAACCTGATCCGACATCAGATGTCGCACGACAGTGGCAAGCACTACGAATGTGAAAACTGCTCAAAGGTAAAGTGATGACTGTTGAAGGGAATATTTCATGATTTGGGATGCAGATATTTGTGCACATGTGTCCCCTCTGCACATTTTTTTAGAAGCAGATAGTAACCCtcccgtgtgtctgtgtggttccTCCCCCCAGCAGGTGTTCACAGACCCCAGTAACCTCCAAAGGCACATTCGCTCGCAGCACGTCGGGGCGCGTGCTCATGCCTGTTCTGAGTGTGGCAAGACGTTTGCAACGTCTTCAGGCCTCAAACAGCATAAGCACATCCACAGCAGTGTCAAGCCCTTCATGTGTAAGTCACTAAGACCCTACCTATGTAAGTCTACTCAGTACATTATAAGAATAACAGTAATGACATGCTTTGGCTTGCCttctaatgtgttttttgggggggggggaaatcacTTCATCCTTCTGCAGGTCTTTTTCTCCAGAACTAATCTTGTAATGTTCTACAGGGTTTACACGTGATAATATACTGCAGCGAAGCAAAGACGTTTCTTTAGAAAGGCCCATGCAGTCTGTTTTCTGCACCGAGCCTCGCACACTGCTGACATAATAATAACAGCATTTTAACGAGCATGTAATTCAGTTTGAATCGTTGAATCTTTGTCTAACCTTGATTTTGCTTGTAACTGTGATTTAATCTAATGTTTTGTTGACATACATCTTGCAGGCTTTTTTGTCTCGTGTCTTGGTTTCTTTATTTCTTGAGCacatactttcttttttcttattttttgggGTCCTCGCTAACTCCTGCAGGATCCAAAAACCTTTGACCTTTCACACTTTCACCACCTCACACAAGAGATCTGATCTCCATATCCCCTGAAGCATTATGACCTCCACCCTCTGCCCCTTTCCTCTTtcccctgttttattttttattgtttttttgtttttttaagtgggcTCATACAAATCTGTGCACATTAAATACATactatctttttcttttgtcatgaaaacacacagacaaacacatataaataaatatccatATACTTAAGCAGGAGTGACGGCATCTCCAGTGAAGACTTCAGATTTCCCTATCTCGTCTTTTGCCTCCAGAACACGCACCATTCCTCACAAATAGCAACCACATGTACAGCCCCTCTTCCCTGCGCTTCCTCTGAATTGGAGTCCATTTGCTATAATCAGCAGAAACTATGCAGGTTTAAAAACAACTAATAGCTgtctaaaaaaagagagagagacaaagcagCCTCCAACATGATGGCTGCCTGGGAGAAATCATATGCGAAGTGCCTTTTTGTGTGAGTGCTCTTGTAGGGTCTGTATgcatgtgcttgtgtgtgcataCTAGTATTCGTGATTTAGTGCACGCAGTGTGTCAAGGATGCGTGCATACAAGCTTTTGTATGAACGGGGAGCACCCAGAGGTGCTGGGTTGTTAATTCCCACACTCAAGTGAACATTATTTATCTGCTGCACTTTTCACAGGAGCATGtttataatattttgtttttcagtttattaagtGCTGAAGAATACGCACATGTGGTGAATCCTGCCCCACAGTGTGAGTGTGATGCGTATGTTCTCAGGATGTAAATGTCACAAGAACTAAACTGAGTCAAAGGGCTTTTTTCTTCCAGTCTGCTCAGGCTATGTGGGCGtacttgtatttaaaaaaatatagtcACAAGGAGAGATCATTAATAGCtcttgttccttctttttttggctaaaatttaaaatttcaagcaaatttaaaatacaaattctTTAGTGTtcttttaaacagtttaaaatggCCTAACACACCCATGGTGATGATTAGGTAACGCTTAGAGAAACTGAGAAACTGCTGTTTCATGTCACAGTGCTAGACGTCAGCTTCATTGGTTAAATTGACTGAAAGGTCTGGGCTCagggaattttttttcttctccttcctctgctgcttcttcttcttcttcttcttcattagCCTGGCTGTGTCCAAAAAAGCTTAGCCACAAATAcccttattttaatttatttttctggtTCCTGAaaattcacctttttttttttctttttttaaaatataggaTTACATTCACTCCTGGCTTGAACTTTCCCATTTGGAGTTCCTCTGGGATGTTTATTCAAATGTGCTtccaaaatgcttttttttcctgttctccCTCTCCATCTCCTTGAATTGCCTCTTGTGCACCTTGAGGCTGGAAAGCatccaaagtatgcagaagtgaaaccaCAGTGTGAGCCTAACCACTTCCTTATCCTCGTTTAGAAGATCTAATAACAATATGAGCTAAATCAATCATCCAGAAATCCTTCTTACTGCTTTCCTAAAAGTGTAGGGTGAACACAAGCTGCAATCCACAAAATCCATAGTGTGGGAGGGGTGTGACAAAGAGGGACATCTTCTGCATGACAGAAGTTCAGAGACACAAAACTGAAAAGCACAACCAAAATAGCATATGATGGGTTACTATTCCCACTATTAAATCATCCATTTACAATAGAAATAGCTGACAGATTAATACTGACCAACAGATACCATCAGATGGTGGATTTTTTGTTGGGTGTTGTCATTGTACGTCTCCGGAGACAGACTGACTGACAGGCAGGCATAGAGAGTGTGGCTGTTGACTGTGGGAAGGTCAGTAAGCGCAGGATGACAGAGCCAACTATGGGGACAAGGTGAGGGGGCTGAGGGGGTGACTAGAGAGGCCCAGAgagagtgggggtgggggttgggGGGGAAGCAGCAGAGGACGTGAGACCTGTCCCTGGGAACCGGACTGCAGGATAGGATTCATTCAACTCCACTTCCTTCTCAAACTTAAAATAGAGCCATTGTACTGAATGAGGCTGAgaatgtgtgtgcgtttgtgtgtgtgtgtagctttatgcctgtgtgtgtctgtgtgtgtgattacaATTTCGTTGCGGTGTGTGTGGATATTTTGTGAATGTGACTGCATGTacacatgtgtgtctctgtgtgattgTTTATGGACTCCCTGGGAGCGTCCCTGGAAGGACAATGGGGCTGGAGATGCCTGGGAATTTGGTTTGATGTGCAGCTGATGAGTGGCAGCGAGTGACTCACACCATCAACCAAATAGATTCTCTGACAATTCCAGGATCTGGACACACctcttcttttctgttctgCTGGAACATTGTCAGAGTATTGATGGGAACACAAGTGTATCACTCATGCTGCATTTCCTCTGCCTTTGCTTCAGCCGGCCTGAAGCATAGAAATGTCATATTAAATTATGTAATTttggtgtgtatgtgcatgagGAGTTGGGAGGGGTGGAGGGGTGGGGGTTCAGTTCATGTCAGAGGCTGATGCAATCTATGCTTGTCTCTGTTTCCCTACAGGTGAAGTCTGCCACAAGTCCTACACCCAGTTCTCTAACCTTTGCCGCCACAAACGTATGCACGCTGACTGCCGCACACAGATCAAATGTAAGGACTGTGGGCAAATGTTCAGCACCACCTCTTCCCTCAACAAGCACCGGCGCTTCTGTGAAGGGAAGAACCACTTCACAGCAGGAGGGCTGTTTGCCCAGGGTATGCCACTCCCTGGGGCCCCCGGCTTGGACAAATCAGCTCTTGCAATGGGTCACAGCAGTGCAGGACTTGCTGATTATTTTGGGGCTAGCCGACATCACAGCGGACTTACGTTCCCTGCTGCCCCAGCATTTCCTTTCAGCTTCCCTGGCCTGTTCCCCTCTGGACTTTATCACCGGCCGCCACTCATTCCTGCCACAACTTCTCCTGTCAGACAGCCATCCCACGCACCTGTTGCTGGACCTGGAGTAGAGCTGAGCAAGAGTCCTTTGCTGCCTCCAAGCCCTGGTGCTCAGGAGTCTCAAGAACTTCTCAAAGCTCTCCGCAAAGACGGCGGTTCACCTGGAAGTCAAATGCCAGTGTCAGACAGCCAGGGCTCATCCTATACCAAGCAAAAGAACAAGCAGAGTGACCAGTCTGAAAGCAGCGACCTGGATGATGTCAGCACACCCAGTGGAAGTGATCTAGAGAGCACGTCAGGCTCCGAGCTCGAAAGCGACATGGACagtgagagggagaggggggctGCTCGAGAAAACGGAAAAGGTCCAAAGAGGAAGGCCAGTGAAGGAGGCCCTCAAAGCCCCGGCCTGATGGGCAGCAGCGCTGCTAAAGACTTTCCAGGCCCTTCCCTCATCCCGTCCCCGCTGGACGAACACACAGCTGTAACAGGAGCTGTGAATGACTCTATTAAGGCCATTGCCTCAATTGCCGAGAAGTATTTTGGCTCCACTGGGCTAGCTGGCCTACAGGACAAGAAGGTTGGGTCTCTTCCCTATCCTTCTATGTTTCCACTGCCTTTCTTCCCAGCGTTCTCCCCTCCGGTTTACCCCTTCCCAGACAGAGACCTCAGAACTGCAGGCCTGAAGGGGGAGCCACAATCACCTGCAGATGACTGCAAGAAGGCCCAAGGGAAGTCTTCATCCGAGTCCCCATTTGACCTCACCACCAAGCGAAAGGAGGAAAAGTTAGCATCCTTTGCATCTTCCAAACCAGAAATGGCCCAATCTATGGGTCAGGATCAGCCACTAGATTTGAGCCTTGGGGCCAGGGGCCGTGGGCGTAATCcaagagaggaggagacgaAAAAGAATCCAAATTACGAAGAGGAGAAAGGAGTGGTGGAGATCCCAAAAGCAGACACTTCCTTACAACATGCTAGGCCCACCCCTTTCTTCATGGACCCCATCTATAGGTATTGTTATTACCAGTAACTCTCTAAGCCTTTATTTGGTTAAAtaacagtatttaaaaaatgtaattacttcTATATGCTGCAAATGTGCATACAGATTTGCAAAGTTTGTCAGTTATTTTGTAAAACTGAATATAATCTCACTGATAACCACTAAGAGCTAATAGAAATCTACTATTAGCAGGGTTGAGAAGAGGAGAATGAGCGATCCGTTTGAGACTCTGAAAGACAAGTACATGCGACCCGCTCCGGGCTTCCTTTTCCATCCACAGGTAGGTTTAAACTATGGCTTTCATAGGAATTGGGGAAATTTGGGAAAGGATGCATACCGGGTACAACATAAAGGATTAAATATTGCATTCTTACGAGTTCAGCAGCTCTTTACTCTTTTAGTTATTTAAGTTGATGATTTAGATGCCTATACTGCCCTAATTTATAAGGGTACGagtttcatcacagctgtcatGGGTCTTGCCATCAAACAATGGCACAATTCAAGCTTACAAGTCCACTCTTGGCCTCCTATGTACACAGCAGTGACAGCAACATGTAATTTAACCAACCAGTGCATATTATGATTCTTTCTACAAAGAGCTTTTATCCTTAATGGTTATCACAGACTGACCAGACTGGATTAATGAGGATTAGCATGTGACTCTAGTTTTACCCAAGCTACTGCCTGTTAAGCCCGCTGCTGGCTCCCCGAAACAGATGTGTTTCGGAAAGAAAGGCCACTTTGTGACACATCTTCCTATAATATGTCTTTgattacaatataaaaaaaatgatatgctCTTAAAGCAACGGTTTCTGCCCCTGGGTTTTCTGTGCCAGTATTTCCAGCGTGAGGCTCCATTTAACGGGTATGTGTCCATGCGTGCACACgggtctgtgtgtatgtatgtcgaTGACATGTTGCATTGACGTTCATTTGTTCAATCTTCCCCCGCGGGTGAGAACGGTCTGCTGGAAAGTGAAAACACCACTTTCTCAGgcacatgattttttttctctcttttctggcTGTTTCAGGCCTGGTTTTTACAGGCTGTTTCATTTGTCTGATTTATGTCCCCTGTCCAGACTGCTGCATGGGTCCAGCCTGCAGCAGCCACATGGCCGTCCCACATGCCTTAATGAGGTGTCCTATCAGTAGAAACACTAACTGAGTGCTTAGGCCATCTTTATGACTTTATGATGTCTGGACACACAAATCATTCCCGCAAATACCAGACCAGGGTAGGTCTCAGCCAGACCAGGCGATGGGCTGTTCCACGTACTTTTGAGgaggtttgttttcagtcaccTGAGTCACTCTTGAGCAATATATTAAAAGAGAGCTTGCAAAGCTGAGGGGGCTGGAAGTTCTTTCAACCTTTAGtgattcagctttttatttCCTGGCAGGAAATTTTACTGCTAGCCAATACTGGCTTAGATTACATACTGGAATTGAATTTGTAGCCTTCTATAATGAGCTTATTGAACACCAGGAAGTGTTGGAAACTATAAGAGCCTCATATAATTCCAGCGCCATAACTCCGTAGATAGGCAGCTCATTGCTCATTCAAAGTTAATTGCACCAAGGCCCATCATCCCTTCTGTACCCATGTGTGTCCAATCAAAAGCTGTTGATTCATGCGCCACTTTCTGGTTCTGActgctttctcttttccttctcttccGCCCCTCAGTTTCATTTGCCAGATCAGAGAACTTGGGTAAGTTCCTCTCAAACATACAGTTTTGCCATGTGTCCGTACGTCAAGCAAACAAACCCTATCCCACAATTAATGCACGAGCTGCGAAACAGTTTCCAACTGACATCACCCAGCATTCGCATGGCTTTGGCctgtcacactcacacactgactCGACTGCTCAGagacaataaaaagaaatttcaTATCAGTGTTTATAATGTTTAACATACTATGGTATGTGTATCCAAGcctttttgatttgtttacaTCTTTCGATCTTGATGTATCTTTACTTCTAACATGAAAGTGTTTCAGTGGGGATTTCCAACTGAGCTACACCCTTTCCATGCACCAGCCCTGAATATATGTTTGCTTATTTGGAGAATGAAGCAGACCTCTTGCAAATGGGcatggggggaggggggatgagtggaaCGTGGGGTGGTGAGTGGTCTTTAGGGGTGCTGCTTTACATCACCAAGAGGGTAACAGTCTCTTTGGGACACTGGCGGGGGGAGCGGGAGGTTAGTTCCTCCCTCTAAACATCTGGTTCCCGATAAAGATCAACAAATGAGAATGCATCTCGCTAATTAGGGCCCTAACAGCATCACTGACATCTGAAGATAGCCAATCAACTGCTGGTCCCAGAGTGGTGCTACAGAAACAAGCAAGTTTACAGATGCATACACACTGCCCAGAGGGAGGGATAGGGGGGTTTTAGTAggggtgtgtgtctgtatgtgtgtgtgtgtggttgaatGTACATGCGGGTAGATCAAAATGTCGAACATTTCGCACGCAATATTTCCAAGTGAGCCTGACTCGACATCCATaaaatcatttcagtgtttgaaGTGTAACATGGAGCTGACTGATGGTCACTTGTCTATTGGACTGGACGTGTGAGTCATTTGCCGTGTCCCCGCACACAAGTTATTTGGCAAGGAAAATCTCCTTTTTGGAGCATTTAGTGaaaaaatttttaaattgcagcaACGGATTTAAAGAACAGTTgtgatgagtttttttttttatcatgtcaAGTAGTCAGTATGCAAAGAAAATATACCCCGCCAtgtatattttttcatataaaaaGAGACGAGTCTTAACAGAGAGCAGCCGCATGAGTAGACTGAGGTGGGATCAGAATTCCCCAGTAGATGGAGCCAAGATGGAGTAGCTTTCAGCTCTAAAAATGTCTTATCGAACAGGTTCGATACTGCCGACAGCTTTAGGGGCCCTAATGTTCCCAGGAGTTATGGCTTCTCATTGAGCAGTGCAGACAAACTGAGCATTCATTCCAGTTTCTGAAAAGAGCCCAATGAAATACATTCAAAAGAAATATGAAAGCATTTCACCTCCCTCTTGCCTATCTTTCAGCCCGTCCCCCCCTTCTTTTCTCACTTCCTcgccttctctttctctcttctctcccaCTTGGTCTCTCTTTTGCCTTTGATTCATGGCGTTTAGCACTGGCATATTCATAATCAAACAGACCTGACACTCCACATCCTCCCTCAGTGGGAACGCCGACGGCTGCGGCAGGAACTTTACACTCGGCCGTCACTCCTAATCAGCCACTCCCAACACCCGACTCCACCGCCATCCATCAGCCATCAGTCCTTCTCTCTCCGGACTCTGTTTTGCCTTTTCTTACTTTCTTGTTTGCacgctttttttcctccctctttgtctctctttcttccattccccctcccccccccccctcctctatCATCTAGTCCTTCATCATGCTTCTTCTCCAATTCTCGTGCTCTGTTTCTTTTCCCTCAGTCTCCTCGATCTTGGCGTGAAGCCTGAGAGTGACAGGGGGTGAAAGCAGGAGATGGAATGTCAAAGTCGGAGCAGGGCTCTGGTGGAGGACCCGAATCACCATTGATTTGTTGCCTTATTGAaataagaaagagaaacaggctGAAAATTCAATACAGGCAAAATAATGCAAATGTGTGAgtctgctaaaaaaaagaaaactttgtaagggtgtgtgtgtgtgtgcgtgtttgtgtgtgtgtgtgtgtgtgcgcgtgtgtgtgtgtgtgtgtgtgtgtgtgtgtgtgtgtgtgtgtgtgtgtgtgtgtgtgtgagatggcCTGTCAAGCCCTGCGGCCTACTGAGACCCCtgcccctccctctcctcctccctctagTTCTCCCTTCACTCCCCCTCCAGCCCCCCGCTCCTCCCCCATCCCGCCCCTCTCAGCACAGCGATATCATTATTACCCGTGTCTGGCCCTTGATCAGTAATGTCAACATCTTTCATATTGACGAATGTGCTGTCTGCCCGCATTGTGCACAGAATGGTTTACAGCCCGGCAGTGGACATGAATCACTcctctgccacacacacacacaaacacgcacacacagacagatacaCACTAAGCATGTGCAATCACATGCAACGGACATGCCTGTAAGCACACacattttgcacacacacaaatacattacAGGAACATtcctcactctctcacacaaatATATTTTCCGTTTTTTACACACACTGAAGGTAGTTAATCAACTACGACCACCATGCAGCTCATAGTTTCTCATTCATATACATACATgagcgcacatacacacacggatATCTCCCCGGAGAGTATCCGATGAAAGTAAAGGTTCAGCTTCATTAGCAGATTGGCTGCAGTCCTCCtatgtgcgtgtgcgtgtgtgtttatctgCCTACTGTACATGCATGTTTGGAACAGAACAAGCAATGGCTTAATTTAACATTCACAGCTGCACACCTGCTCGCCACTAGCCATGAATGGAAGCGAACTGGTTTTCATTTTTCGGCAAAGTTATGAATCAGTTTCCAGTGTTCTTGTCATGCACATACAGGAATTTGACCTTGTGATGTATGAATTATTCATGAGCGTCATAATGAGAATTCTCCTTCGGCACTTGTTTGACTTTTCAACTGTTTTTTGCCTGTAAACAAGACTCATTACTCAAACGATGTGAGCGAATCTATATAGAAAGTAGGTTCTCTATTAAGAAAAATCCATAACTCTTTGGCTTATGTGCTTAATGTAAAGAATGTGGGATTTCTGTGCTTCTTAGGTAttgtcagtttttgcatttttattgcatCTGGCAATCAGAAACCAAAACACGCTGAATGTGTTGTCTCAAAATCTTGTTTATGAAAAGTCagatttcatttcttcttagctGACATGGCCCCTCACTCTGTCCTTCCTTTTTCCTATCTCTTCAGATGACTGCAATCGAGAACATGGCAGAGAAGCTGGAAACGTTTGGCTCCTTGAAGCCAGAGCCTGGTGACCTGCTGCGCTCGGTTCCCTCCATGTTTGACTTCAGAGCTCCGCCCTCGGCGCTTCCCGACACGCTACTGCGCAAGGGAAAGGAGCGCTACACATGCAGGTAACTAAAGCCCCTAGTTTGGCttgtatttttcacttttaagtcagtcataaattatttttttaatagtttttagtagtctctgcagtttttctttctttttcctttctcagAATATTTTCTTGTAAATCTTGTCTGAGACTGGTGTGCGTTTTGTgggtagttttttgtttttatatggtTGTGTTTTAGTGAGAACACATTGCAGTAAGAATTCCTGTTCTTTTTTTGGAAGCActtaaaaattgcaaaatgttATGTACTCCTTTATAGATACTGTGGAAAAATATTCCCTCGCTCTGCCAACCTGACACGCCACCTGAGGACTCACACAGGAGAGCAACCGTATAGGTAAGAGCATTTTTTACGGGCTCCTCGTGTTTTTTTACTTTGCGATTGTATCCCTCAACCTATCCTTACTTAGCTCTAAAAGTCTGCAGGCACATAATTGTCCAGTCAAAAATCCGATTTGCACCATAGCCGATTAACACCCCATGAAAAAGAGCTGCTTTTCTCCCCTCACACATATGAGTGAAAGCAGGgcacacactttcacacagtGTACTCTGAGCCACACATACAGACAGCACAACTCGTTTGTTAACAGCATGTGGATGTTTTCCCAGGGATTTCTTGTCTACAGTTAGAACAgagtttatgtgtgttttcttatgCCATTAAAGGCCTGGAATAATTATACTACTGCTAAACAATTTGCCTGATGAAAAATGGCGTCCATCGCCTGGGTGAAAGGGGAGGTTTGGGGGGATTTGGGTTGTTGAGGAGCACAGGCAGATGTCCACACCCGGCAGCTGTGGTCACAGAGTGATCTACAACAACTTTGGCTACTCCAAATAGAGGCTTACATCCCATCTAAACAGTTATTCCCATCTTATTCCAGAAATCGTGGTTAAAAAAATAGTAATTTTAGCTCTtagtgattattttttttccattttggaaGCTTTGTTTAAAGGCTCCCCTTTCTGCTCCTATCAGCCCAGCAGATTTTTCCAGGTGCATCTGAAGTACTAGTTACAATACAACAGTGGTCCAGTACCCATGCAAAAATTAATTCTGAAGACTTACTACATTTGGATGCCTCGGTGCTTGGCTTTGTAGTTACTAAGgtagaggaattttggcccaaaGTTCGGAAGGGGCCTGCTGACCacaggggagagagaaagacagatgcAGGCCTCTACTGCCCCAGCCTGATAGCCTGCACTCTACATGCTGGCATGCCATTAAAGATCACCGccttttattgtaattttttgtGGAGATAACCGGGGGGGAGGGTTCCTGAGGGACAGCCAATCGAGCGAGCTAATTCCACAAGAAGAAAAGATGTAATCTTCTCGTATAATTTTGCATGAAGAAACTTGGCAGGAGCTCCTAATTTTTGCAGGGCTCAAACCAAATCTGTTGCGTGCTTATTTTGTGAGAGAAGAATGCAATTTTATTGCGCTGGCTGGAGATAAGAGGCAGAGCTGTTTCACCTTAAACAAGCTCCTCCATCATGTCTGGGACTGTGGGACTGCTGGGACTGTCTgtatgagcatgtgtgtgtgtgtgtgtgtgtgtgtgtgtgtgtgtgtgtgtgtgtgtgtgtgtgtgtggtgtcctACATTATGTATCCCATTATGTTTCCCCACATAACAAACCGCAGGTTCCTGATTCATTATGCAGTACAGTTGTATTTATGACCAGCGGCATGTGCGCTTTgatgttttcttcatttaattACTGAGCTAAACGAAAGGCATTTACTTTCTTTCTGCAGGTGTAAGTACTGTGACCGCTCCTTCAGCATCTCCTCCAACCTACAGCGTCACATTCGCAACATCCACAACAAGGAGAAGCCGTTTAAGTGCCACCTGTGCGACCGCTGCTTCGGTCAGCAGACAAACCTGGATCGCCACCTCAAAAAGCACGAGAACGGCAATCTGTCAGGTGTGTAGCAAGTTTTGTAGACCGtggacatatatatatatatatatatatatatatatatatatatatatatatatatatatatatatatatatatattttgtaataagATACATTAATCaagctactttttctttttttttctttccgtATTATCAGAGAAAATGAGAGCAGCATTTGCTGACTCCTTAGATTCATCAATCATTCCACTGCATagcataaaacaaaatatactcCTGATCGAGAGAATCTCAGAGGCTGAgaaattaaattatataaatCTGTCATCGACCTCtgcaacaacagcacaaaatatttttgaatgAGCTGCTTTCATCAGCAGCACAGCTC comes from Astatotilapia calliptera chromosome 14, fAstCal1.2, whole genome shotgun sequence and encodes:
- the mecom gene encoding MDS1 and EVI1 complex locus protein isoform X11, producing the protein MRSKGRARKLATSDGDDKIPLYPSDILDDVCGSDGDPTPSSALPEDPGSPSLSDDESSPQDHLSFQHQSIFFPQEDLSIPFDFELRESTVPSGGLGIWSRRKVNVGERFGPYEGEHRPCLQDPTQGWEILDGSGHVKFCVDASKPDIGSWLKHIQFAPAAKQHNLTACQIDDQIFYKVTREIFPGQELLLFMKAEEYSCDTMAPDIHEERQYRCEDCDQHFESRNQLLDHQKKPCGMPPSSFLNPGGDNDLKAQEPQDLRPLHMSQGLHECKECDQVFPDVQSLEAHSLSHSEEREYKCDQCPKAFNWKSNLIRHQMSHDSGKHYECENCSKQVFTDPSNLQRHIRSQHVGARAHACSECGKTFATSSGLKQHKHIHSSVKPFMCEVCHKSYTQFSNLCRHKRMHADCRTQIKCKDCGQMFSTTSSLNKHRRFCEGKNHFTAGGLFAQGMPLPGAPGLDKSALAMGHSSAGLADYFGASRHHSGLTFPAAPAFPFSFPGLFPSGLYHRPPLIPATTSPVRQPSHAPVAGPGVELSKSPLLPPSPGAQESQELLKALRKDGGSPGSQMPVSDSQGSSYTKQKNKQSDQSESSDLDDVSTPSGSDLESTSGSELESDMDSERERGAARENGKGPKRKASEGGPQSPGLMGSSAAKDFPGPSLIPSPLDEHTAVTGAVNDSIKAIASIAEKYFGSTGLAGLQDKKVGSLPYPSMFPLPFFPAFSPPVYPFPDRDLRTAGLKGEPQSPADDCKKAQGKSSSESPFDLTTKRKEEKLASFASSKPEMAQSMGQDQPLDLSLGARGRGRNPREEETKKNPNYEEEKGVVEIPKADTSLQHARPTPFFMDPIYRVEKRRMSDPFETLKDKYMRPAPGFLFHPQMTAIENMAEKLETFGSLKPEPGDLLRSVPSMFDFRAPPSALPDTLLRKGKERYTCRYCGKIFPRSANLTRHLRTHTGEQPYRCKYCDRSFSISSNLQRHIRNIHNKEKPFKCHLCDRCFGQQTNLDRHLKKHENGNLSGTAMSSPQSELDSSSAILDDKEDSYFNEIRNFISNTSQNQTSPDPSEEGLNGGPFEEEKPLMASHRSHDLEDEEAEELGADEEEGEEPSNTPEKSESKVLQSDLDDPIIQDEMDLSEPNDLNLSCKTSPRRYKDEEEQSSYSALDHIHRFTEMRKLDESELSDGDGDGDEEDGSFGSPSLTEAVKQPLFRKSKSQAYAMMLSLAEKDTLHPATHTPATMWHSLARAAAESSAIQSLSHV